One genomic segment of Virgibacillus doumboii includes these proteins:
- a CDS encoding response regulator transcription factor, whose translation MGKKILIVDDEKSIVTLLKFNVEQAGFETDVAYDGKEAVQKAEGIDYDLIILDLMLPEMDGTDVCKHLRMNKIDTPILMLTAKDDEFDKILGLELGADDYLTKPFSPKEVVARVKAILRRSKKTEEALGKSLAIGDLAIYPDRYEAEMNGTTLTFTRKEFELLHYLAAHKGKVLARDQLLSAVWNYDFVGDTRIVDVHVSHLREKIEPDTKRPSYIKTVRGLGYKLEEPK comes from the coding sequence ATGGGGAAGAAAATTCTTATCGTTGATGATGAAAAGTCAATCGTGACACTGCTGAAATTCAATGTGGAACAAGCAGGATTTGAAACAGATGTGGCATACGATGGCAAAGAAGCTGTTCAAAAAGCAGAGGGTATCGATTATGATCTTATTATACTAGATTTAATGCTTCCTGAGATGGACGGGACCGATGTCTGTAAACATTTGCGGATGAACAAAATCGATACACCGATTTTAATGCTGACGGCAAAGGATGACGAATTTGATAAAATACTTGGTTTGGAACTTGGAGCTGATGATTACTTAACCAAACCATTCAGTCCCAAAGAAGTCGTTGCACGTGTAAAGGCTATTTTAAGACGGTCAAAAAAAACCGAAGAAGCACTTGGAAAATCACTTGCAATAGGGGATTTAGCAATATATCCCGACCGTTATGAGGCTGAAATGAACGGGACGACATTAACGTTTACGCGAAAGGAATTTGAACTTTTACATTATCTTGCTGCACATAAAGGAAAGGTTTTGGCAAGAGACCAGCTGTTAAGTGCAGTTTGGAACTACGATTTCGTTGGTGATACACGAATAGTGGATGTACATGTCAGTCATTTACGTGAGAAGATTGAACCGGACACTAAAAGGCCATCATATATCAAAACAGTTCGGGGACTGGGCTATAAATTGGAGGAACCGAAATAA
- the icd gene encoding NADP-dependent isocitrate dehydrogenase — protein MTQGEKITVENGKMTVPNKPIVPFIEGDGTGPDIWASARNVIEAAVEKAYNGEKEIQWTEVYAGQKAYDKTGEWLPQDTLDMIDKYKIAIKGPLTTPIGGGIRSLNVALRQELDLFTCLRPVRYFSGVPSPVKHPEDVDMVIFRENTEDIYAGIEWQKGSDEVKKVIDFLKNEMNVNNIRFPETSGIGVKPVSEEGTKRLVRSAIEYALNEGRRNVTLVHKGNIMKFTEGSFKAWGYEVAEQEYGDKVFTWAEYDRIVEKDGKEEANKAQDEALAAGKLLVKDAIADIFLQQILTRPKEFDVVATMNLNGDYISDALAAQVGGIGIAPGANINYDTGHAIFEATHGTAPKYAGMDKVNPSSVILSAVLMLEHLEWREAANLITKAMDKTIASKVVTYDFARMMDGATEVKTSEFGDELIKNMD, from the coding sequence ATGACTCAAGGAGAAAAAATCACAGTTGAGAATGGTAAAATGACCGTTCCAAATAAGCCAATCGTTCCATTCATTGAAGGAGATGGAACTGGTCCGGATATTTGGGCTTCTGCGCGTAACGTAATTGAAGCTGCAGTCGAGAAAGCATATAACGGTGAAAAGGAAATTCAGTGGACTGAAGTATATGCAGGCCAGAAAGCTTATGATAAAACAGGTGAGTGGCTGCCTCAGGATACACTTGATATGATCGACAAATATAAAATTGCAATTAAAGGACCATTAACAACACCAATCGGTGGGGGAATTCGTTCCTTAAACGTTGCACTGCGTCAGGAATTGGATCTGTTCACTTGCTTGCGTCCTGTTCGCTATTTCAGCGGCGTTCCATCCCCGGTTAAGCATCCGGAAGATGTTGACATGGTTATTTTCCGTGAAAATACAGAGGATATTTATGCAGGTATCGAGTGGCAAAAAGGCTCTGATGAAGTGAAGAAAGTAATCGACTTTTTGAAAAATGAAATGAACGTTAATAATATCCGTTTCCCTGAAACTTCCGGAATCGGCGTTAAGCCGGTATCTGAGGAAGGTACGAAGCGTCTTGTACGTTCTGCAATTGAGTATGCACTAAATGAAGGTCGCCGTAATGTTACTCTAGTACATAAAGGTAACATCATGAAATTTACGGAAGGTTCATTCAAAGCGTGGGGATATGAAGTTGCTGAACAGGAATACGGTGACAAAGTGTTTACATGGGCTGAATACGACCGTATCGTAGAAAAAGACGGAAAAGAGGAAGCAAATAAAGCACAGGATGAAGCATTGGCAGCAGGGAAACTTCTTGTAAAAGATGCAATTGCTGACATCTTCCTGCAGCAGATTCTGACTCGTCCTAAGGAATTTGATGTTGTTGCAACGATGAACCTGAATGGTGACTATATTTCAGATGCGCTTGCTGCACAGGTAGGCGGAATCGGAATTGCGCCAGGAGCAAACATCAACTATGACACTGGCCATGCAATTTTCGAAGCAACACACGGTACTGCTCCTAAATATGCTGGTATGGATAAAGTAAATCCATCATCCGTAATTCTTTCAGCAGTATTAATGCTCGAACATCTCGAGTGGAGAGAAGCAGCAAATCTGATCACGAAGGCAATGGATAAAACGATTGCTTCCAAAGTTGTTACGTATGACTTCGCACGCATGATGGACGGTGCAACAGAAGTAAAAACGTCCGAATTCGGCGATGAGCTAATTAAAAATATGGATTAA
- a CDS encoding MaoC/PaaZ C-terminal domain-containing protein, which translates to MIGKKRKLGKKINDLQIGDSYTASKIIEDKDLLLYLGLTNDANPLYIQHDYASQTPYKQPIVPSVMLFGMVSSIVSMHLPGPGSHITQHEMTFPKPVFHYSEVKFTIEIINIDQENHRVTLSVVGYDKDGDEVLQGKLNVCPAYEPESITGASLENFF; encoded by the coding sequence GTGATTGGCAAAAAAAGAAAGCTTGGAAAGAAAATTAATGATCTGCAAATAGGGGATTCATACACAGCATCAAAAATCATCGAGGACAAAGATTTGTTATTATATTTAGGCTTAACAAATGATGCAAATCCGTTGTATATTCAACATGACTATGCATCTCAGACCCCTTATAAGCAGCCGATTGTTCCATCTGTCATGTTATTCGGGATGGTATCTTCGATTGTCTCCATGCATTTGCCTGGACCGGGAAGTCACATCACACAGCACGAGATGACTTTCCCTAAACCCGTTTTTCACTACTCTGAGGTAAAATTCACAATTGAAATCATTAATATTGACCAGGAAAATCATCGGGTCACATTGTCTGTGGTAGGTTATGACAAAGATGGGGATGAAGTATTACAGGGTAAGCTTAATGTATGTCCAGCATATGAACCGGAATCGATAACAGGGGCTTCATTGGAAAACTTCTTTTAA
- the ytvI gene encoding sporulation integral membrane protein YtvI — MYKQRLYQVLRFFVIVVSLVFIYFILQNTFSYIYPFVLAVILSLFLNPIVTFLEEKIKVPRVLATILVMIVALLLFIGLVIFIIAELVQGTTYLAEKIPAHFQTIVFIAEDLIDEHLLPLYHKLTSFFNTLSPGQQEAISENLKQILEQFRSFGTNFLQHILLQIPVALTLLPESFTVLIFIILGTFIITNDWHGLVESVKKIIPQSVHETGKAVWDHLKKAVFGFFKAQLVLILLTAITIFTGLVIFKVDHALTITIFAALVDVLPLLGTGIIFIPWILYLFLTGDYSMTISISILYMIVVIQRQLLEPKIVSSNIGLNPLAALIALFAGVQIWGVLGLFFGPMVLIFGNALYKAGVFHHIWYFIRGT; from the coding sequence TTGTATAAGCAAAGGTTATATCAGGTGTTAAGGTTCTTTGTCATTGTGGTTAGTCTTGTTTTTATTTATTTTATTTTACAAAATACCTTTTCATATATTTACCCGTTTGTACTCGCGGTTATTCTTTCATTGTTTCTTAACCCGATCGTCACATTCCTGGAAGAAAAAATAAAAGTTCCAAGAGTACTGGCAACCATTTTGGTAATGATTGTTGCATTACTATTATTTATCGGATTGGTTATCTTTATTATTGCTGAATTAGTTCAGGGTACAACATATCTGGCGGAAAAAATACCTGCCCATTTTCAAACAATTGTATTTATTGCAGAAGATTTGATAGATGAACATCTCCTTCCACTATATCATAAACTTACTTCATTTTTTAATACATTGAGTCCCGGACAGCAGGAAGCTATCAGTGAAAACCTGAAACAAATCCTGGAACAATTCAGATCATTTGGCACAAATTTTCTGCAGCATATTCTGCTGCAGATTCCAGTTGCATTAACTTTGCTTCCTGAATCATTTACAGTCCTGATATTTATTATTCTGGGTACGTTTATTATTACAAACGACTGGCATGGACTCGTTGAAAGTGTAAAAAAAATAATCCCTCAATCGGTTCATGAAACCGGCAAAGCTGTTTGGGATCATTTAAAAAAAGCTGTTTTTGGTTTTTTTAAGGCACAGTTAGTACTCATTTTACTTACCGCAATTACTATTTTTACAGGACTGGTTATTTTCAAAGTGGATCATGCCCTTACAATTACAATATTTGCTGCACTGGTCGATGTCCTGCCTTTATTGGGAACCGGAATTATTTTTATTCCGTGGATTCTCTATTTGTTTTTGACTGGCGACTATTCCATGACTATCTCAATATCCATTTTATATATGATTGTTGTAATTCAGCGACAATTGCTTGAACCGAAAATAGTATCCAGTAATATTGGTTTGAACCCGCTTGCAGCATTGATCGCATTATTCGCCGGGGTTCAAATCTGGGGGGTACTCGGTTTGTTTTTTGGTCCAATGGTGCTAATATTTGGGAACGCGTTGTACAAAGCAGGCGTTTTTCATCATATATGGTATTTTATTAGGGGAACATAG
- the mdh gene encoding malate dehydrogenase, with protein MAIKRKKISVIGSGFTGATTALMMAQKELGDIVLVDIPDNEDPTKGKALDMKEASPVQGFDANVTGTANYEDTKDSDLVIITAGIARKPGMSRDDLVKTNAKIMKTVTQDIVKYSPETTIVVLTNPVDAMTYTVFKASGFPKERVIGQSGVLDTARFRTFVAEELNLSVKDITGFVLGGHGDDMVPLIRYSYAGGIPLENLISKDRLDEIVERTRKGGGEIVGLLGNGSAYYAPAASLTVMAEAILKDQRRVLPSIAYLEGEYGYSDIYLGVPTVIGGNGLEEIIELDLNDDEKAALDKSADSVKNVLNVLK; from the coding sequence ATGGCAATTAAACGTAAGAAAATTTCCGTAATCGGCTCCGGTTTCACTGGTGCTACAACAGCATTAATGATGGCGCAAAAGGAACTTGGAGATATTGTACTGGTTGATATTCCGGATAATGAAGACCCGACAAAAGGAAAAGCTTTGGATATGAAAGAAGCAAGTCCTGTTCAGGGTTTTGATGCTAATGTCACCGGGACTGCCAACTACGAAGACACAAAAGACTCCGATCTAGTCATTATTACTGCCGGAATTGCTCGTAAGCCTGGTATGAGCCGTGATGATTTAGTAAAAACAAACGCTAAAATCATGAAAACTGTTACACAGGATATTGTGAAATATTCACCGGAAACAACGATTGTCGTATTGACCAATCCGGTTGATGCCATGACATACACCGTATTTAAAGCGTCCGGGTTCCCTAAAGAACGGGTCATCGGTCAATCCGGTGTACTGGATACAGCACGGTTCCGCACATTTGTTGCTGAGGAATTGAATCTGTCAGTTAAAGATATTACCGGATTTGTTCTTGGCGGACACGGTGATGATATGGTTCCATTAATCCGTTATTCCTATGCCGGCGGAATTCCGCTAGAAAATCTGATTTCCAAAGACCGGCTTGACGAGATCGTTGAGCGAACCCGTAAAGGTGGAGGGGAAATCGTTGGTCTACTGGGTAATGGCAGTGCATACTACGCACCAGCCGCTTCCTTAACTGTTATGGCTGAAGCAATCCTGAAAGATCAGCGCCGCGTACTTCCTTCAATCGCATACCTTGAAGGAGAATATGGATACAGCGATATTTATCTCGGTGTTCCAACAGTAATTGGCGGAAATGGTCTGGAAGAAATTATCGAACTTGATTTAAACGACGATGAAAAAGCAGCATTGGACAAATCAGCAGATTCAGTGAAAAATGTATTGAATGTATTAAAGTAA
- the citZ gene encoding citrate synthase gives MATTKGLEGVVATQSSISSIIDDQLTYVGYTIDDLAENSSFEEVVYLLWNLKLPAKQELDAFKADLASNMELPEAVIDHLRSYDLSTVHPMAALRSAVSILGLYDEEADVMETEANKRKAIRLQAKIATIVTAFARIRKGKDPVKPKKDLSFAANFLYMLNGEEAKDVEIEAINKALVLHADHELNASTFTARVCVATLSDVYSGVTAAIGALKGPLHGGANERVMAMLTEIGEEENAIPYIKEKIANKEKIMGMGHRVYKNGDPRAKHLKRMSKELTETSGQSKWYNMSVKIEEFIKEEKGLPANVDFYSASVYHSLGIDHDLFTPIFATSRVSGWLAHILEQYDNNRLIRPRAEYVGPKTQEYVKIENR, from the coding sequence ATGGCAACAACTAAAGGTCTTGAAGGGGTTGTCGCAACTCAGTCGTCAATTAGTTCTATTATTGATGATCAACTTACATATGTTGGTTATACAATTGATGATTTAGCAGAGAATTCAAGTTTTGAAGAGGTAGTTTATTTATTGTGGAATTTAAAACTTCCTGCAAAACAGGAATTGGACGCATTTAAAGCAGACCTGGCATCCAATATGGAGTTGCCTGAGGCTGTTATTGATCATTTGCGTTCCTATGATTTATCAACTGTACATCCAATGGCTGCATTGCGTTCTGCAGTTTCCATCCTCGGACTGTATGATGAAGAGGCAGATGTGATGGAAACAGAAGCAAATAAGCGAAAGGCCATCCGTCTGCAAGCGAAAATTGCAACAATAGTTACCGCTTTTGCACGTATCCGCAAAGGGAAAGATCCGGTTAAACCGAAGAAAGACTTAAGTTTTGCTGCGAACTTCCTTTACATGTTAAACGGCGAAGAAGCAAAAGATGTTGAAATTGAAGCAATCAATAAAGCGCTTGTGCTTCATGCTGACCATGAATTGAATGCGTCAACATTCACGGCACGTGTATGTGTTGCTACACTCTCAGATGTTTATTCCGGTGTAACCGCTGCAATCGGTGCATTGAAAGGTCCATTGCACGGTGGCGCCAACGAGCGTGTTATGGCAATGCTGACAGAGATTGGCGAGGAAGAAAATGCCATTCCGTACATTAAAGAAAAAATAGCTAACAAAGAAAAAATAATGGGTATGGGACACCGTGTTTATAAAAATGGCGATCCTCGTGCTAAACATTTAAAACGCATGTCCAAGGAGTTAACGGAAACATCCGGGCAATCAAAGTGGTATAATATGTCCGTTAAAATTGAAGAGTTCATCAAAGAGGAAAAGGGTCTTCCGGCCAACGTTGATTTTTATTCAGCATCCGTTTACCACAGTCTTGGTATTGACCATGATTTGTTCACGCCAATTTTTGCAACAAGCCGTGTATCAGGCTGGTTGGCACATATCCTGGAACAATATGATAACAACCGCTTAATTCGTCCACGTGCCGAATATGTCGGACCTAAAACACAGGAATATGTAAAAATCGAAAATCGCTAA